TGATGGCCTCATCAAAAAAGCCAATGATTTGATGCTTTAAGATGAAGGAGTCGAAGGTCTGGGACGTCATGACAAGATCCTTTCGATCGGCTGGGGGCTTTTCTTTACAACAGCTTTTTATACCGATCTAAGGGATATTATAATGAGTTAATTTGGCTTATCTTTGTTGAGAGTCAGCAGTAGCGCCAATGCCAAGCGGTTGGCTTTTTCGATGCTGCCCAGATCGACCTTTTCGTAGTCGTCCCCTTCTACATGCCACAGCTCTAAGTGATTAAAGTCAATAAGGTTAAGGGCGGGCAACCCCCTCTTGCGAAATGGGACGTGGTCGTCTTCGACCGCCGTCGCCTGGGTTCCTATGATGGAGAGGTTAAGGACTTTATCGAGCTGCAAGGCGAGGTTGAGCCAGTCAGAGCTTGAATTGAGGTCTCGGGTGATGGAGATATTCTTGCTGCCAATCATATCGAGGAGCACAAGCCCTTTCACCTCAGCGCCTCCAAAGCTAGTGGGAAGGCATAAGCTAGTGTTGCCCTGGTTACACTGGCTCAGTTGATTGGCAAGGTGTCGGCTACCGTAGGTATTGTCCTGGCTTTTGGCAGGGTGGCGGTAAAGGCCGTCATTCCACTGAGGAAGGTAAGATTCCTCGCCATCAAACCAGATCATGAAATACCCACAGGGAGTTCTCTGATCCCAGCTCTTGAGTGCCTTTGCAAGGGCGAACATGGCTGCCGACGAAGAGCCAGAGTCATTGGCACCTCGATATACGATGTTTTCCATATACTTGGTATCGT
This sequence is a window from Pseudobacteriovorax antillogorgiicola. Protein-coding genes within it:
- a CDS encoding M28 family peptidase encodes the protein MSRYIVFLGSLSLLFLLGMQCKNRSEPASGINEAIISYSSSYDFDMKLVDRILKTLAEAPHPLGSQRQKAIAAYLSEQGKNLGLTMYTDSFEAQVPNPVLLARPDAPSATTLDKTGYNVYGATDPSAKCVYLVGSHYDTKYMENIVYRGANDSGSSSAAMFALAKALKSWDQRTPCGYFMIWFDGEESYLPQWNDGLYRHPAKSQDNTYGSRHLANQLSQCNQGNTSLCLPTSFGGAEVKGLVLLDMIGSKNISITRDLNSSSDWLNLALQLDKVLNLSIIGTQATAVEDDHVPFRKRGLPALNLIDFNHLELWHVEGDDYEKVDLGSIEKANRLALALLLTLNKDKPN